In Granulicella tundricola MP5ACTX9, the following are encoded in one genomic region:
- a CDS encoding recombinase family protein — protein sequence MLQAMPKVVKPNATHHPPKGQTVGYARVSSFEQNENRQLEGMEVDRVFLDKASGKNIQRPQLEALMKFVREGDTVVCHSMDRLGRNLVDLRKTVGELTSRKIGVRFIKENLTLTGDDSPMATLLLNMMGSFAEFEVAWSRERQREGIELAKRDGVYKGRKRLLTPDRAAELTRRLGLGESKAALAREFQLDRTTVYRYIGRAKAQPEGAGK from the coding sequence ATGCTACAGGCAATGCCGAAAGTAGTAAAGCCTAATGCTACACACCACCCGCCGAAGGGACAGACTGTCGGGTACGCGCGGGTGAGCAGCTTTGAACAGAACGAGAACCGCCAGCTCGAAGGGATGGAGGTGGATCGCGTATTCCTCGATAAAGCTTCGGGCAAGAACATCCAACGCCCCCAACTCGAAGCTCTGATGAAGTTCGTCCGGGAAGGCGACACGGTTGTATGTCACTCGATGGATCGCCTGGGCCGGAATTTGGTAGACCTGCGGAAGACAGTCGGGGAACTGACTTCGCGGAAGATTGGGGTCCGTTTCATCAAAGAAAATCTAACTCTGACCGGCGACGACTCGCCGATGGCGACGTTGCTTCTTAATATGATGGGCTCGTTCGCGGAGTTCGAAGTGGCGTGGAGCCGGGAACGCCAGCGGGAGGGGATTGAGCTGGCGAAGCGGGATGGTGTCTATAAAGGTCGCAAGCGCCTGTTGACGCCGGATCGGGCCGCTGAGTTGACCCGTCGGCTTGGTTTGGGCGAAAGCAAAGCTGCCTTAGCGCGTGAGTTCCAATTGGATCGGACGACGGTCTATCGCTACATCGGACGAGCTAAGGCTCAACCGGAAGGGGCGGGGAAGTGA
- a CDS encoding HNH endonuclease: protein MKRQDEEYFGGLREAVLERDGYRCRVCDASGRDKWSIIVHHRIPGRSVLKLMLSLCPGCHAKVHRTKAVLSAMPPLLLELWREQHPKGHEQKQLDFSSRKPAAKLIPLFRDEKESSG, encoded by the coding sequence TTGAAGCGGCAGGATGAGGAGTACTTCGGTGGCCTGCGCGAAGCGGTTCTGGAGCGTGATGGCTACCGTTGCCGCGTTTGTGATGCTTCCGGTCGTGACAAGTGGTCCATCATCGTCCACCACCGGATACCCGGTAGATCGGTCCTGAAGCTGATGCTTTCGCTGTGCCCTGGCTGCCATGCGAAGGTTCACCGCACAAAAGCAGTGCTTTCGGCCATGCCGCCGCTGCTCTTGGAACTATGGCGTGAGCAGCATCCCAAAGGTCATGAACAGAAGCAGCTCGACTTCAGTTCAAGAAAGCCGGCGGCGAAACTGATTCCACTCTTCAGAGACGAAAAGGAGTCGAGCGGTTAG
- a CDS encoding IS3 family transposase, with product MYSYEDRIRAVRLYVELGKRGAATVRQLGYPTIRALNRWHKQYQRGHDLPAGYVRLRPKYSAEEKQAAVDHYLNHGQCLAWTSKSLAYPGRGTLARWVDEQRPEARKRIVGKVGALPQPRETKEAAVIELCMRQESARVIAQRVGVSRPTLYNWKNELLGREVPTTMKRHNDPPLASERTALEGQVESLQRDIQQLQLEYDLLKKANELLKKDLGIDLHLLTNREKTLLVDALRQTYPLSQLFGALGLARSSYFYHRARLQVAEKYAGLRDVITEIFKGNHSCYGYRRMRAALVRRNISLSEKVLRRLMKQEGLAVSTARRRRYGSYLGEISPAPENLINRDFRAAAPNEKWLTDITEFQISAGKVYLSPIIDCFDGLVISWSIGMRPDAEFVNTMLDAAIETMAKRDSRPVIHSDRGAHYRWPGWLTRISDAGLVRSMSRKGCTPDNAACEGFFGRLKTEFFYSRNWKTTSIEQFIKEVDAYIRWYNEKRIKISLGSLSPLEYREKLGLAA from the coding sequence ATGTATTCCTACGAAGATCGCATTCGGGCGGTTCGTCTCTATGTAGAGCTCGGCAAACGCGGCGCAGCTACCGTCCGTCAGCTGGGTTACCCGACAATTAGGGCTTTGAACAGATGGCATAAGCAATACCAACGAGGTCATGATTTACCCGCGGGCTATGTGCGTTTGAGGCCGAAGTATTCGGCTGAGGAGAAGCAAGCGGCCGTGGATCACTATCTGAATCATGGTCAGTGTCTGGCCTGGACCTCGAAATCTCTCGCATATCCCGGGCGCGGGACGCTGGCAAGGTGGGTCGATGAGCAGCGGCCCGAAGCCAGAAAACGCATTGTTGGAAAAGTCGGAGCTCTCCCTCAGCCTCGAGAGACGAAAGAGGCTGCAGTCATCGAGCTGTGCATGCGACAGGAGAGTGCACGCGTCATTGCTCAAAGGGTAGGCGTGAGCAGGCCCACGTTGTACAACTGGAAGAATGAGCTGCTCGGTCGTGAGGTTCCCACAACCATGAAACGCCACAACGACCCACCGCTTGCTTCTGAGCGGACAGCCCTGGAAGGGCAAGTCGAATCTCTCCAGCGCGATATCCAGCAGTTGCAGCTGGAATACGACCTCTTGAAGAAAGCCAATGAATTACTAAAAAAAGATCTGGGCATCGACCTGCATCTGCTGACCAACCGGGAAAAGACGTTGTTGGTTGATGCCCTGAGACAAACTTACCCGCTGTCGCAACTCTTCGGTGCCCTGGGACTCGCCCGCAGTTCCTACTTTTATCACCGGGCACGACTACAAGTCGCTGAGAAGTATGCCGGCCTGCGTGATGTCATTACCGAGATATTCAAAGGGAATCACTCCTGTTACGGCTATCGCCGGATGCGAGCGGCCCTGGTTAGACGGAATATTTCTCTCTCAGAGAAAGTCTTGCGGCGTCTGATGAAACAGGAAGGTCTGGCAGTTTCCACTGCGAGACGCCGTCGCTACGGATCTTACCTGGGAGAAATCAGCCCTGCTCCAGAGAACCTCATCAACCGCGACTTTCGGGCCGCAGCCCCGAATGAGAAGTGGCTCACCGACATCACCGAGTTCCAGATCTCAGCCGGCAAGGTATATCTATCGCCGATCATCGACTGCTTTGATGGGTTGGTGATCAGCTGGTCGATCGGCATGCGTCCAGACGCCGAGTTCGTGAACACCATGCTGGATGCTGCCATCGAGACGATGGCCAAGCGTGACAGCCGACCTGTGATCCACTCCGATCGCGGTGCTCATTATCGCTGGCCTGGGTGGCTGACACGGATAAGCGATGCAGGTCTCGTCCGCTCGATGTCGCGTAAAGGCTGTACCCCCGATAACGCAGCCTGCGAAGGCTTCTTCGGGCGACTAAAAACGGAGTTCTTCTACTCTCGGAACTGGAAGACTACGAGCATCGAGCAATTCATCAAGGAAGTTGATGCTTACATCCGCTGGTATAACGAAAAGCGGATCAAGATCTCACTTGGCTCACTCAGCCCTCTCGAATATCGGGAGAAACTAGGACTTGCAGCATAA
- a CDS encoding recombinase family protein, producing MPKTLIGYARCSTDKQDLTAQREALTDLGVAADRIYVDHGLTGTNRARPGLNQALAAVRKGDTLVVPKLDRLARSVPDARSIADELAARGVTLALGQSRYDPADPMGKMFFNILATFAEFEADLIRLRTREGMKIARAKGRLRGKQPKLSDKQQKELGRMHGTGQYTISDLAELFSISRPTVYRTLLRSTG from the coding sequence ATGCCAAAAACTCTCATCGGTTACGCACGATGCTCCACGGACAAGCAAGACCTCACCGCTCAACGGGAAGCACTCACTGATTTAGGTGTGGCTGCGGACCGGATCTACGTTGATCACGGATTGACCGGAACGAACCGGGCCAGGCCAGGGCTCAACCAAGCGCTTGCCGCTGTCCGCAAGGGGGACACGCTAGTTGTGCCGAAATTGGATCGTCTCGCCCGCTCGGTCCCTGATGCGCGCTCGATCGCAGATGAGTTAGCAGCACGGGGCGTGACACTGGCTCTCGGCCAAAGCCGCTACGATCCAGCCGATCCGATGGGCAAGATGTTCTTCAATATCCTGGCGACTTTCGCGGAGTTCGAAGCCGACCTGATTCGCCTGCGCACGCGCGAGGGCATGAAGATAGCCCGCGCTAAAGGTAGGCTGCGTGGCAAACAGCCAAAGTTGTCAGACAAGCAGCAGAAGGAACTCGGCCGCATGCATGGAACAGGTCAGTACACGATCAGCGATCTGGCAGAACTGTTCTCCATTTCTCGACCGACGGTCTACCGCACGCTGCTGCGTAGCACCGGGTAA